A window of Streptomyces gilvosporeus contains these coding sequences:
- a CDS encoding effector-associated constant component EACC1 → MQVDIAVDAQADGESDDRSLTSLYRWLGRDPEVVRHAQVSLVPRQAQPGDMGDAFEVINAVVANAIALGGLVVACATWRGSRSAAPPVRIERDGVTITVEDGSPESVHRIVAALARGDQDGDEADGDGRDGDGQDGDEEAGDEGAGRDRQRS, encoded by the coding sequence GTGCAGGTCGACATCGCCGTGGATGCGCAAGCCGATGGGGAGAGCGACGACCGGTCCCTGACCTCCTTGTACCGCTGGCTGGGGCGGGACCCCGAGGTGGTGCGGCACGCCCAGGTCTCCTTGGTGCCCCGGCAGGCCCAACCCGGCGATATGGGCGATGCGTTCGAGGTGATCAATGCGGTCGTCGCCAATGCCATCGCCCTCGGCGGACTGGTCGTGGCGTGCGCCACCTGGCGCGGTTCCCGTTCCGCCGCGCCGCCCGTACGGATCGAACGGGACGGCGTGACGATCACCGTCGAGGACGGCTCGCCGGAATCGGTGCACCGCATCGTGGCCGCCCTGGCCCGCGGCGACCAGGATGGGGACGAGGCAGATGGGGACGGGCGAGACGGAGACGGGCAAGACGGGGACGAAGAGGCTGGGGACGAGGGAGCCGGCAGGGACCGGCAGCGGTCATGA
- a CDS encoding YncE family protein, translating to MTTTTASTTATTTHDVLAVVSQSGPGVSFFDAATYAPLGTVDVLSQPHELCYDPARRLLYASVTYRSGYYHDNTGRAHELMVIDPDERRVIDTVDLAPECAPHGMVLDPSGDLLWVSVEAYGHEEGALLALDSASRKVVRRVPVGAPGPHWFVLTPDGRRAYTANKEAPYVSVVDLESGTVTDRIAVPGSEGIAMSGDGRQVYVAAPYGGSPGGPDGNAGVRVIDTATGAVVRTLPTEGVVFPVHVTVTGLVLAGELRTATGSSGSGEQAPGLLHLYGPGGDELLGRIAVGAVPLTITSSPDARYGYVAASVSSTVTVVDLVRREPVATLEVPKSGVPGAHGMAYVPAPSPVG from the coding sequence ATGACGACAACGACGGCATCAACGACAGCAACCACAACGCACGACGTCCTGGCGGTGGTGAGCCAGAGCGGCCCCGGCGTCTCCTTCTTCGACGCGGCGACCTACGCCCCCCTGGGCACCGTCGACGTGCTGAGCCAGCCCCACGAACTGTGCTACGACCCGGCCCGGCGCCTGCTGTACGCCAGCGTGACCTACCGCTCCGGCTATTACCACGACAACACCGGGCGGGCGCACGAGCTGATGGTGATCGATCCCGACGAGCGGCGGGTGATCGACACCGTCGACCTCGCCCCCGAGTGCGCACCGCACGGGATGGTCCTGGACCCGTCGGGTGACCTGCTGTGGGTCAGCGTGGAGGCGTACGGGCACGAGGAGGGCGCCCTGCTGGCGCTGGACTCGGCGTCGCGCAAGGTGGTGCGCCGGGTGCCGGTCGGAGCGCCGGGGCCGCACTGGTTCGTCCTCACTCCGGACGGCCGCCGCGCGTACACCGCGAACAAGGAGGCGCCGTACGTCTCGGTCGTGGACCTGGAGTCGGGCACGGTCACCGACCGCATCGCGGTGCCGGGCAGCGAGGGCATCGCGATGTCGGGTGACGGACGGCAGGTGTATGTGGCGGCCCCGTACGGGGGCTCCCCGGGCGGACCGGACGGGAACGCCGGGGTGCGGGTCATCGACACGGCGACGGGTGCGGTCGTACGGACGCTGCCGACCGAGGGGGTGGTCTTCCCGGTTCATGTGACGGTGACCGGTCTCGTCCTGGCAGGTGAACTGCGCACGGCCACCGGCTCGTCGGGGTCCGGCGAGCAGGCACCCGGGCTGCTGCATCTCTACGGCCCGGGCGGGGACGAGCTGCTGGGGCGGATCGCGGTGGGCGCCGTGCCCTTGACGATCACCTCGTCCCCGGACGCCCGGTACGGCTATGTCGCCGCCAGCGTCTCCAGCACCGTGACCGTGGTGGACCTGGTGCGACGGGAGCCGGTGGCGACCCTGGAGGTGCCGAAATCCGGCGTGCCCGGGGCCCATGGGATGGCCTATGTGCCGGCCCCGAGTCCGGTGGGCTGA